DNA from Fibrobacter sp. UWB15:
TTTAGCGAAAAACGCAGGTGCCCGCTGGGTGCTTGCGTTTATTTTTTCGTATCTTTAAGGCATGAATAAGTTTGTGAAGTTTTGTGCCTGTGCCGCTTTTGGCGTGACCTCGGTATTTGCCCAACAGGGCGCTCCGACGGGTGCCGCCGTTGATCCTACTGCCGACGAACAAAAGGCTCTTTCTGCCCTCAAGGGTAAACTTGAAGGTGCAATCGTGTGGGCCACGAGTCGTGCGAATAGCCATCATGACATTTGGATTATGAATGCCGACGGTACAAACGCCCGTGCCCTTACGCAGGGTGACAATGTAGACTGGTTCCCGCGCATTTCTCCGGATGGCTCGACGGTGCTCTTTAACCGCAGCAAGGGCGGCTGGGTGCCTGAAAACGATGCCAACTACCCGGAAAAGTGGGACCTGTGGATGGTCGACATTTCGGGCGAAAACGCACGCAAGGTGGTGGACAATGCGACGTGGGGCACTTGGAGACCCGACGGCAAGTCGATTGTATTTAGCCGCGCAGGCAAAGTGTTTACGATGGACCTTGCCAGCAAAAAAGAGACTCTCGTGCTCGATGGCGAAAAGGCTTTCAACAAGTCCGGAGTGATTCTGCAGGAGCCGAACATGAGTCCCGACGGCAAGCACTTGGCCATTACGCTTCGCGGCTCCATGCGTGAAACGGGCGTGTGGGATCTGTCGAAGAACGCCTGGACCAAGTCCGGCGATGGTTGTCAGATTGACTGGAACTTTGATGGCTCCAAGCTTTACCGCGTGAACCCGACGGGTAACGGCGGTACCGCTGCCCCGAGCGAAATCCTCTGGTTCTCAGCCAAAGACGGCAAGCAGATTGAGAAGGTGGGCTTCTTCGGTATTCCGAAGAACGTGAAGTTGATGGACCTGCCTGGCCG
Protein-coding regions in this window:
- a CDS encoding PD40 domain-containing protein, producing MNKFVKFCACAAFGVTSVFAQQGAPTGAAVDPTADEQKALSALKGKLEGAIVWATSRANSHHDIWIMNADGTNARALTQGDNVDWFPRISPDGSTVLFNRSKGGWVPENDANYPEKWDLWMVDISGENARKVVDNATWGTWRPDGKSIVFSRAGKVFTMDLASKKETLVLDGEKAFNKSGVILQEPNMSPDGKHLAITLRGSMRETGVWDLSKNAWTKSGDGCQIDWNFDGSKLYRVNPTGNGGTAAPSEILWFSAKDGKQIEKVGFFGIPKNVKLMDLPGRRSHEYFPRLSPDGKWLVWGATDKGHDHDLFDYELYIWKIGEPVESATRITYHSGNDRWPDIWLGKVPVKESAAPVAKAAAATAASMPAAVAGGVSEAKMDELIQAIDRLTDAVKNLAK